The Natronolimnobius baerhuensis DNA segment CTCACGAGCAAACAGCAGCAGATTCTCCGCTACCTGCGAGAGAACGCCGCGACGAAGACCTACTTCAAATCGCGGCTTATCGGCAAGGAGCTGGGCATGACTGCCAAAGAGGTCGGCTCGAACATCACCGCGATCCAAAACGGCGACTACGACGTCGATATCGAGAAATGGGGCTACTCCTCGAGTACGACCTGGAAAGTCAACATCTAAGTTGCAGTCCGATCGCGCGAGTGCGGTTTCCGTTTCGTTTTGAACCCGACCGTTCGTCTCTCGAGTGACCTCGAGGCTCTCCGTCACAGCTGACAGCGCACGCTGTTGGACGTGCGGACCCACTATCGCTGTCGAACGAGTTAGCCCTCGTACTCGAGGAACTGATCCGCGTTCTGGGCAAGCTCGCCCGCTCGCTCACCGAAGGAATCGGCGTGGCGAACGACGAGCATCATCACCGTTGCCGGGCGTTCAACCGCGTAGCCGTCGTCTCGAGAGAGGAGCCCCGCTTCCTCGAGTTTGCCGGCGTATTTGCTGACCGTCGGCGGGGACACGTCAAGCGAGTCGGCCAGATCACCGGCAGTCGCATCCGGGTCCAAAAGGAGTTCAATAATCATCCCGCGTGGGGTATCTCGGCGAAGGTAGCCAAGCGTCCGTTTCTCGAACTCATCGAAGCGATCCGCAGGGACAAAGCGTTTGTAATCGCCGTCGCTGAACTGCTCGAGTACCTCGAGTTCCTCGAGGCGACGGAGGTGGTGTTGGGTTTCGCCGGTGCCGAGTTGGAGATCATCGCGAATCTTCGAGAAGTGGGCTCCGGGAGTGGTCGAGAGATAGCCAGCAATCGCATCGCGTGCGTCGCTTTCACCTGTATCCGCCGCTGCCGGTTCCGAAAAACCAGCAACCGGTGCGGCGGCACCGAGGGCAGCAAACCGGCGCAGGGTCGAGCGTTTATTGTCGTCGACCCCATCGGGCGATGTCATGTCTCTACGGTCCATCATGGGCTGGGACCTAAAACAGGTTTCGCTCCAATTCGTTCATTGCCACTCGAATTTCATGCATTTTAACGTATCAGGTTCTGTAGTCGTTGATTAGGTTCTGTCGGCTGTGGGCCAACGGAGTAATCACTTCTTACGACGACTCCAAGAGAAAGAGAACGGTCGTTACAGCGCCTATTCGAGTCGAACTGCAGCGACTCGAGTCTTAGTTGCTCGAGTTCGGTTCGGCGTCCACGTCGGTTCCGCCGTCAGTCTGTCCCTGGAAATCCTGATCCATCTCTTCGATGACTTCGTCGGGATCGGTGATGGTTCCGGCGTCTTTGCCCTCTTTAATCGCCTGGGCTTCCTGTTCCATCGCCTCGAGATCCATCTCGGCTTCCTCGTCGATCTCACCGATGATCTCGGCGATGTCGTCGAGGCCGATCAGTTCGCGAGTCTCCTCGTCGAAGTCACGGCTCTCGAGTGAGTCGCCGTCGTCTTTGACGTCACTGCCCGAGAGGTGTTTACCGTACCGGCCGACCATCGAGGTGAGTTCCTGGGGCATGACGAACGTCGTCGAGTCGCTCTGGCCGATTTCGGCGAGCGTCTCCATTCCCTGGTCGATGATGGCGCGTTCGCCCATCGATTCGGCGGATTTCGCTCGCAGGACGGTCGAAATCGAGTCACCCTGCGCTTCGAGGATCTGGCTCTGTTTTTCACCCTGTGCGCGGATGATTTCGGACTGCTTGTCACCTTCTGCCTTCTCGACGGCACTGCGGCGTTCACCCTGTGCCTCGAGAATCATGGCACGGCGTTTGCGCTCTGCGGAAGTCTGTTGCTCCATTGCGCGCTGGACGTCCTTCGATGGGTTGACCTCACGGACCTCGACGGACTCGACACGGATACCCCACTCGTCGGTGGGTTCGTCGAGTTCCTGGCGGATGCGCGCGTTGATTTCCTGGCGTTTGTTGAGCGTGTCGTCGAGTTCCATGTCACCCAGGACGGCACGGAGGGTGGTCTGGGCGAGGTTGGAGACGGCCTTCTTGTAGTTGTCGACCTCGAGGAAGGCTTTCTTCGCGTCCATCACCTTGATGTAGACGACGGCGTCGGCGGTGACGGGCGAGTTGTCGCGCGTGATTGCTTCCTGTCGGGGCACGTCGAGTGTTTGCGTTCGCATGTCGAACCGGTAGGTGTTCGAGACGAACGGTGGGACGAAGTTGATACCCGGCTGGAGGAGTTTGCGGTACTCTCCGAAGACGGTCAGGGCACGTTTCTCGTATGCGTCGACGATCTCAATCGCACTGAGGAGTGCGGCGAGAACGACCACGAGGACGAGTGCACCGATAAAAAGCAATGCTCCTTCGGCGGCTTGGAGTGGAATTATGTCTACGACCATGGTGCGGGATTATGTCGGTGACGTAAAAAGCGTTCCCTTGTTTTCACAACATGTTAACTGCACAGCGGCGTTTTTATACAGAGAATCGGAGACAACAATGGCTAAAACCGCTCGAGTGGCGTTAACTCGAGCGTTCGGTTTCTCGTTCGGGCTGTGTGTCGGCATCGGTCGCCGACTCCTGCTCGCGACTGCGAGCGGCTTCTTCTGCGAGCGCGCGGTCGATTTCGTCTTCGCCGATTGCACCGAGTGATTCGACGGTGAGGACGTTGCCACCGCCGGGGTCAAGGACGATGATCTCTTCACCCTCTTCGATTGTCCCGCTGGTCGTTCGGGCGCTGTAGTAGGGTGCAAAGCCGCCTTCGTTGAGTTTCACTTCGCCGCTGCGGTTGGTGATCGTTTCGGTGACGTAGCCCGTCGTTCCAGCCAGCGAGTCCGAGTCGGATGTCTGGGCGGTGCCCTTCCCACCGTAGAAGTCGAACTCGTTGTAGATGTACGCCGCGATAGCGCCGATACCGAGCGTTAACGCCGCCAGCACGATCAGATTTGCCGGGATGGGAAGCAACAGTCCAAGCAGACCGGCCCCGGCCAGCGCAACGCCGATGACGATCAGATGTGCGCCGGGAGACAGCGCCTCGAGCGCCATCAGTATGAGCCCGACCGACAGCAACAAAAGCGGCATGTTCCCCATGAGGGCCTCGAGCATACCTGGGTCTAAGGGCTCACCCCGATTAAATGTTTACTGCGATTCACTCGCCGTGTAACTCCGAAATCGAGAGGCGTCACTACGATAAACAGTAGTATTACTGTGACGAGCCGTTCGTTATCGTCGTATGCGCACCGATGAGCGCGCCCGCGAGTGCGATATCCTCGAGGTGTGTGTTCTCGTCGATAATCGAACGCCGAATCTCACTGTTCCGGACCGTCGCATCCGGGAAGATGACTGCGTGGTCGACAGTCGTCTCCTCGAGCGTGACGTCGCCCATGATGTGGACGTTGTCGCCGATGGTCGCATCCTCGAGCGTCGCGGAGTCGGCGACCAGCGAGTTGCCATCGAGGTGCCAGGCGACGGCGTCGAGGTAGCTCTCGGGTGTGCCGATGTCGAACCACGCGCCTTCGAACGTGTAGGCGTAGGTCGCCTCGCGGTTTTGCAGCCACTGGACGAACCAGCCGGGTTCGTCGGGGTTGTTCCCCTCCTCGAGATAGGTTGGAAGCAAGTCGAGCGATTCCTTCGGGAACGCATAGCAGGCAATCGAGACGAGTGTCGAGTTCGGCTCGTCTGGTTTTTCCTGAAAGTCAACGACGCGGTCGTCCTCGAGGTCGACGAGACCGTAGGATTTTGCCTTTTCGCGCGAGCCAACGTCGTAGGCGGCAAGCGTCGGCGCGTCTTTCTCCTGGAAGTAGTCGAGAAATTCAGTGGTGTCGAAGCTAATCAGGTTGTCACCGGCGATAATGAGCAGGTCATCATCGACGTTTTCTCGCTCGATTAACTGTGCGAGCGCGCCGACGACGCCGAATTTTTCGTCTTCGTCGGCAGTATCCTCGATTGACAGCGTTGGTTTCTCGAACTCACTCTCTGCCAGGTGGGCCTCGAACTCAGCCGCAAAGCGTTCGTTCGTGCTCACGAAGACCTCGTCAACTCGGTCGTCTGCCTCGAGTTCGACGAAGATACGGTCGATGACGGTCGACTCGCCGATTGGGAGGAACATTTTGGGCCGATGCTTGGTGATCGGCCACAGCCGGGTCGCGTATCCGCCAGCAAGGACGACGGCTTTCATGCTCGCGATTTCGGCAGGCAACTGTAAGTCACTTACCCTTTCAGCGTCTTTTTTCCACACTATCTTCTTCGTACAGTATCCGGGAGCGATCAGTTTGACATCCTCCCCGCGCTGAAGCGCGAGGATTCCCGAGTGTTGGGATATTACGGTTTGCAACCTGCTTGTTCGCCCGGTGCGAAACGCCCCGAGGTCTGATTGAACAAGTAGGCTACTGGCCGTGCCAAACGACCGTTACTCATATCCCCCGTAGGAGGATTCTGAGTTATCTTTCTTCGAATATTCACCGCTCCATTCACGTCTGCGTTCATTGTCGCACCACACGACTCACAGATGTACAATCCACGCTCCACACGATTCGCGTCACGCTTCCGGCCACAGCACGAACACGTCTTGCTCGTATTTCGTTCACTTTTACAGTCAACAAGGATACCGTATTCCTCCGCCTTGTATTCGAGCAACGTGGTGAATCGGTCAAACTCCCATCCGTGGAGTTTCTTGTTCCCGCGCTTCCCCCAGTTCCGCGAGTCACCGTTCTCGTCCTCACGAATCTGGCTTAAGTCACCGATAGCGATGCGACCGACTTCGTGGTCGATGCACTGCTCAACGATGTGTTTGGCGAGGGCGTGTAGGAAGTGGTCTTTTCGACACGAGAGTCTCTGTCGGGCGCGGAGCGCACGCTTCGATGGCCCGTTATCGCCCTCCGTGTCGTACTCGTCGCGGGTGAAGTAGTGCTTGTCCTGCTTCAAGACGTTCCCCGGATACAACTCGGCGTCACCGTCGTCGTAGGCGATGGCGAGGTAGTTGCTGATACCGAGGTCGATTCCAGCCGTGTTGTCGCCGGGTGCGTCCCCGACGGGAATTTCGACTTTGCAGACGAGGTGGAGTTCCCAGCGGTCGCCGTTCCACACGGCGCGAACTTGCTGGATGTTCTCCACGGTCACGTCCGGTCGCGTCTCGTATTCGACGAGGAGGAAGTCCGAGCGGTGCTGTTTGAGGTTGAATCCCTTGCTCAGGCGGATTTGGTTGTGTTTGGAATCGTGTTTGATGCCGTTCTGCTTCCACGTGACAGTAGAGCGTGGATGGTTGTCGCCTCGCTTTCTGTAGCCGGGTGGATTCGCGTCTCTGTCGCCGTTCTTGCGCTTTTTGAACCAACCGTTGAACGACTCAGCAAGCTCTTCTAGAACTCGCTGACTTGACTGAGAATGTAAGTCACTGTATCGTTCGTGGTCTTTTAGTTCGCGCTTGAGGTCGGCGTCGGACGGAATCTCGCCGGTTCCGTCCCACTCTTGTTGGATGTGGTAGCGGGCGACGTTCCACAGTTTCGATGCCGAGTGTCCGCAGTCATCGAGGTCGTCGCTCACTTGGGAGTGGTTGACGATTTTTGCTCGATAGGTGCGAGTTGTTTCCAGCATCTTACTGTGTTCATAAGCACTTATGGGATGTTCCGTATTAAAGATAGTGATTGAGCGTGGAATATCCAGCCGTGCAGTAATCGGTGGTTTGCGTCATCCAGTGACGGCGCGTATCCCCGTCCCCAGAAATCTTTGATTTCTGGTGTGCGAACGAGACGCGAAGCGTCTCGTCAACGCCGTAAACGGCGAGGTTTTGCGCCTGTTCATCCCATCAGTATAAACCGCCAACCGACGTGGCTGTTGCTATGCGAGAGGCTGATGAAACGACGCGACAGCAACTCCGCGAGTTGTTGCGAGTCGAACCGGCGACGCCGAGTGAACTGGCCGTCGAACTCGATCTGACACCGCACGCTATTGTTGGCCACCTCGAGCATGTCTCCCAGTCGGTCGACGGCAACGACGCTGACGAGCAGTTTCTCGTTGCGCCACCAACGTGTCGCGACTGTGGCTTTGACGACTACGACGAGTTGTTGAATCTCCCCTCGCGTTGTCCGTCCTGCAAGAGCGAATCAATCGCAGAACCAGCGTTCACGATTGACTAGATTTCTCGAGTTGTCGAGCATAGAACTGTGACTGTCGCCGTATCAGGGCCGCAGATGCCCGTTAGTAGCGGATAGCAGCACGCCGCTGTTCGTCTCTAATTCGACACGCATATTTAGCGCCGTGGCGAGAACCCGGTACGAACCCTCGAGCAAGCGCCACGAATGCCGCGTTCCCGAACGAATTCGGCTGGCACGTTCTCGTCACCGGGGATGGTCCTCGAGGGGCCGGAGGATATGCATGACAGCTACGCCAGATTCAACGGTCGACTGCACCGAGACAGTCGTGTCGATCCTCGAGTGGCTCGAGCAGTGCGAGGTGTCACCTGAGGCGGTTGATGAAGCCCTCGGGGTTTTGTCGAACAGCCGACGGCGACGCTTCCTCGAAGTCATGCGGACCTACGACGAGGAGATCACCCTGCCGGATGCAGCCGAAGAGGTTGCCGTTCGGGAATCCGGCAGTACAGTCCAGGAACTGTCGGCTGACCGGGTTGCAAACGTCTATCTCTCACTCTATCACGACCACTTGCCGCGTCTGATCGATGCCGGCTTGCTCGAGTACGACCAGGAGCGCGACCTGGTTTGGCCGACTTTTTAGGGGCTATCGCGCGTGGACGGCGTCGAACAACACGAACACGACCGCCAGAGACGTGTCAACGTGTTACCGAATGTCTGACGGAGCTTTAACACGTCCACAACGTAACGAGGTCTATGGACTCCCTTCTCATCTATGGGTCGTATGGCTATACGGGGCGTCTGGTCGCGCACGAAGCAGTTACACGAGGAGGGGAGGAAGATGAATCGGGTACGCCGACACTTGCTGGTCGCGACGGCCAGGCGGTCAGCGAACAGGCAACACACCTCGGCGTCGAGGGGCGACAACTCGCACTCGAGGACGATCTCACAGCCGTCCTCGAGGAGTTTGACGCCGTCTTGAACTGCGCGGGACCGTTTACCGAGACGGTCGATCCGATGACCGAGGCCTGCCTCGAGACTGGGACCGACTATCTCGATGTGACCGGCGAGGTCGCTGTGTTCGAGCGACTGCGCCAGCGTGATCGGGAGGCACGAGACGCCGGCGTGACGATGGTCCCCGGTGTCGGCTTCGAGGTCGTTCCCTCGGATTGTCTGGCTGCGATGCTCGCCGAGTGCCTGCCAACTGCAGACAGCCTCACACTCGGCGTCGAGGCGAGCGGCCCGCCCTCGAGTGGGACGGCGCGAACGGTTCTCGACCTGCTCGCTGACGGTGGGATCGTCCGACACAACGGTCGGCTCATCAAGGTCCCAGCCGGCTTTCGAACGCGCAAACTTGACTTTGGCAATGGCCCGACAGATGCGGTCTCAGTCCCCTGGGGTGACGTCGTTACCGCACCGTACAGCGCCGGTGTCGACTCGGTCGAGGTCTACGCCAGTGCGCCCTCGTGGGCGGGCCACGCACTCGCTGCACTCGAGTCGGTCAGTTGCGTCCTCACCTGTGGACCAGTCGAGCGCGTCCTCGAGCGCAGCCTCGAGACAGTCATCGACGGCCCTGACGAGCAGACGCTGGCGACTGACCGGGCCGTCATCTGGGGCGAATTGACCGACGAGGACGGACAGCGGGCAACGGCTAGACTCGAGACGCCAAATCCCTACGCACTGACGGCACAGTCTGCAGTGTCGGCTGCCGAACGCGTACTCGGCTGCGAGTCGGACGGCGGCGACGAGCGCGCCATTCAACCCGGCTTCCAGACGCCGGCAACAGCCTTTGGCAGCGAGTTCGTCCTCGAGTTCGAGGGCGTCGACTACGAGCTACTCGCAGTGCCCGCGTCCACTGCATCCAGTGACGGTGACGACACCACCGGCGCTGACGACCTGGCAGACGACGAGGCGGTGGGAAACGAGACGAGACGCCTTCTCGAGAGTGACGACTGATTTTACTTCGCCGAGTCGTCCGTCCCTGACGCTTCACCCGGTGTACTGCCGCGTTCGTCCATCATGGCCTGTGTGCGGTCGACCCATGCGCCGCGGTAAAAGCCGACGGCGACGTAGATCGTCGCCCACAGGTAGTAGATGATGATCGAGGCGTAGATGGCTGGCACGCCGAACTCGAGGACGACGCCGAAGACGTACGAAATCCCGAGCATCCCAAAGAGCATCCCAGTGATGCGGGCGATAAACGGCGTCTTGGTGTCACTGCCGCTCGTCAGCGCGCCTGCAAGCACCGTGTAGAGTACGGTCAGAGGCGCGGCAAGCGCGTACGCCGCAGCGAAGTTGGCCGCGTAGAACCGCGTTTCCGGATCGTCGGTGAAGAAGCCGACGAACCACTCGGCACCGATGAACAACACGACGCCGAGGCTGCCCACCGTCACGAGTCCAAGCAGCGCCGCCGCCCAGCCATTGTACCGTGCGCCCGCTGGGTCACCCTCGCCGAGCGTCTGGCCGACAATAATGCTCGTCCCCGTGCGATACCCTCGAGAGAGCGGCGCGGTGATCTGCTGGTAGACGCGCTGGCCAATCTGGTAGGCGGCGTTGACTTCCGTCCCAAACAGCAACAGGATGGCGTTGAACGGGAACGCGATCACGGTCGAGCCGAGCCCCTCGACGATTCGCGGGGCGCTGATTGTGAGCAACTGCTTGGTGACGGTCCACTGACGCGGGCGGATGAAACCAGCAGGCGTCCAGGGACTGGCGATTGCTGCGAGCAACGCGAGCGCAGAGAAGACGTTCCCGAACGCGGTCGCGATACCGACCCCGATAATGTTGAGTTCGGGTGCCATCCCGAGTCCCAAGCCGAGCGTGAGCGTGCCGACGATGTTGAGCGCGTTCGAGACACCGTTGATGTACATCGGCGTGCGCGTGTCGCCAGCGCCCTGTATCGACCGTGCAGCGACGAGTGCAACGTGGCGGGCAGGTGTTGTTGCGAAGATGATTGCAAGATAGATACCACCCTGTCTGGCAACCTCCGATTCTGCGCCCAGCAGCGCAATTGCCCACTCACCGAGCAGAAAGCCAAAGAAGACAAATGGAACGCCGGCAACCGCCCCAAGGACGAGTGCCTGTGTAATTGCCTCGTCTCGATTCGCCGTCGCCCCACTGCCAGTATCCTGACTCGAGAGGGCGATGACGCCACTCCCCAGTCCGAGTCCGATCCGAAGCGGGAGTCGAGCGTAGAGGTCCGCGAGGCCGACCGCTGCGACCGCTGCCGGTGAAAAGAGGCCGGTCACTGCGATATCGGTCGTCCGCATCAGCGTTCGGAGGAACTGCTCGACCATCACTGGCCACGAGAGATCGAACACCCGTCGCCAGACGGCGTAGAGCCGGTCGCGTCCTCCGGAAAGCACGCACGACACTCGCCGCTTCCGGTGCTTGAAGCTGTTGAAGCCGGCATTCGATGGTTCCCACCGGAGCAGAACGTATATTTGCGAATGGGCGAAGATGAGTGTATGGGTGAGGATGGGATTGCACTCGACGATATCGATCAGGGGATTTTACAGCAATTACAGCACGATGCGCGGAACAACACGACACGAGAGATTGGGGAATCTGTCGGCGTCTCCGCGGGAACGGTCAGAAACCGACTGGAAAAACTCGAGGAGTCAGGGGTTATCCGTGGCTACATACCGACCATCGATTACGAAGCAGCGGGCTACCAGCTCGTCATGCTGTTTACGTGTACAGCGAGCGAACCGACGAACTTTCTGACGCGAGAACTGCTCGAGATTCACGGCGTTGTCTCGGTTCGGAAACTACTGGCTGGCGAGGAGAACTACCATGTGACCGTTGTTGGCTCGGATACCGACGAGATCGATACCATTGCAACCGCGGTTCGCGACTGCGGTCTCGAGGTTGTCCGTGCTGATGTGATCGACGAACAACACCAGCAGCCGTTTACTCACGTCGGCAAAGAGGGTCCACAGGACAATAGATAATTCCCCACAATAACGCTTCGAAATTAGTAATTGTCTGGCAAATCATTCGGTCCATGGACAACTGAAGGCGAGGGTTTATTTACACTCGGTGGGAGTAATCTGATGATGGGCCGTCCCGCAACTGGGTCACAGTCACCACACAGGCCTGCTGATGAGCCTGTACAGGTCGTTCTTATCGAAGATGACCCAGACGATGTTCGTCGGATACGTGCCGGATTCGCCGAGATGGAGTTCGAGTACGTGATCGAGGTCTACACGACCGGTAATGAGGCACTAGACGCACTCCTCAAGGCACGGCCGCAAACGCTTCCCGATTTTATCCTCCTCGATCTCAGCCTTCCCGATATGAATGGCGACGATATTCTCGAGACGATAGCGACCGAATCGAAACTGCGCCACCTCCCGGTGATCGTGCTCACGAACTCGGATGAAACTGCGGACATCGAGCGCAGTTATGCCACCGCAGCAAACGCCTACGTGACAAAACCATCCGATGCTGACGGATTTACGTCGATCATCAACGCCATCGAACGGTTCTGGATCAAACAGGCACAGTTGCCGCCGACACACGGCTGACACGCCACCGACTTATTCGTCAGCCTCGCTGTAACACCGCTTCTC contains these protein-coding regions:
- a CDS encoding transcriptional regulator produces the protein MREADETTRQQLRELLRVEPATPSELAVELDLTPHAIVGHLEHVSQSVDGNDADEQFLVAPPTCRDCGFDDYDELLNLPSRCPSCKSESIAEPAFTID
- a CDS encoding winged helix-turn-helix transcriptional regulator; its protein translation is MTSPDGVDDNKRSTLRRFAALGAAAPVAGFSEPAAADTGESDARDAIAGYLSTTPGAHFSKIRDDLQLGTGETQHHLRRLEELEVLEQFSDGDYKRFVPADRFDEFEKRTLGYLRRDTPRGMIIELLLDPDATAGDLADSLDVSPPTVSKYAGKLEEAGLLSRDDGYAVERPATVMMLVVRHADSFGERAGELAQNADQFLEYEG
- a CDS encoding sugar phosphate nucleotidyltransferase, which translates into the protein MKAVVLAGGYATRLWPITKHRPKMFLPIGESTVIDRIFVELEADDRVDEVFVSTNERFAAEFEAHLAESEFEKPTLSIEDTADEDEKFGVVGALAQLIERENVDDDLLIIAGDNLISFDTTEFLDYFQEKDAPTLAAYDVGSREKAKSYGLVDLEDDRVVDFQEKPDEPNSTLVSIACYAFPKESLDLLPTYLEEGNNPDEPGWFVQWLQNREATYAYTFEGAWFDIGTPESYLDAVAWHLDGNSLVADSATLEDATIGDNVHIMGDVTLEETTVDHAVIFPDATVRNSEIRRSIIDENTHLEDIALAGALIGAHTTITNGSSQ
- a CDS encoding DUF7344 domain-containing protein; the encoded protein is MTATPDSTVDCTETVVSILEWLEQCEVSPEAVDEALGVLSNSRRRRFLEVMRTYDEEITLPDAAEEVAVRESGSTVQELSADRVANVYLSLYHDHLPRLIDAGLLEYDQERDLVWPTF
- a CDS encoding RNA-guided endonuclease InsQ/TnpB family protein; translated protein: MLETTRTYRAKIVNHSQVSDDLDDCGHSASKLWNVARYHIQQEWDGTGEIPSDADLKRELKDHERYSDLHSQSSQRVLEELAESFNGWFKKRKNGDRDANPPGYRKRGDNHPRSTVTWKQNGIKHDSKHNQIRLSKGFNLKQHRSDFLLVEYETRPDVTVENIQQVRAVWNGDRWELHLVCKVEIPVGDAPGDNTAGIDLGISNYLAIAYDDGDAELYPGNVLKQDKHYFTRDEYDTEGDNGPSKRALRARQRLSCRKDHFLHALAKHIVEQCIDHEVGRIAIGDLSQIREDENGDSRNWGKRGNKKLHGWEFDRFTTLLEYKAEEYGILVDCKSERNTSKTCSCCGRKRDANRVERGLYICESCGATMNADVNGAVNIRRKITQNPPTGDMSNGRLARPVAYLFNQTSGRFAPGEQAGCKP
- a CDS encoding DUF7123 family protein, translated to MSTAMAPDLTSKQQQILRYLRENAATKTYFKSRLIGKELGMTAKEVGSNITAIQNGDYDVDIEKWGYSSSTTWKVNI
- a CDS encoding NfeD family protein, which encodes MLEALMGNMPLLLLSVGLILMALEALSPGAHLIVIGVALAGAGLLGLLLPIPANLIVLAALTLGIGAIAAYIYNEFDFYGGKGTAQTSDSDSLAGTTGYVTETITNRSGEVKLNEGGFAPYYSARTTSGTIEEGEEIIVLDPGGGNVLTVESLGAIGEDEIDRALAEEAARSREQESATDADTQPERETERSS
- a CDS encoding response regulator, which gives rise to MGRPATGSQSPHRPADEPVQVVLIEDDPDDVRRIRAGFAEMEFEYVIEVYTTGNEALDALLKARPQTLPDFILLDLSLPDMNGDDILETIATESKLRHLPVIVLTNSDETADIERSYATAANAYVTKPSDADGFTSIINAIERFWIKQAQLPPTHG
- a CDS encoding Lrp/AsnC family transcriptional regulator yields the protein MGEDGIALDDIDQGILQQLQHDARNNTTREIGESVGVSAGTVRNRLEKLEESGVIRGYIPTIDYEAAGYQLVMLFTCTASEPTNFLTRELLEIHGVVSVRKLLAGEENYHVTVVGSDTDEIDTIATAVRDCGLEVVRADVIDEQHQQPFTHVGKEGPQDNR
- a CDS encoding saccharopine dehydrogenase family protein; translation: MDSLLIYGSYGYTGRLVAHEAVTRGGEEDESGTPTLAGRDGQAVSEQATHLGVEGRQLALEDDLTAVLEEFDAVLNCAGPFTETVDPMTEACLETGTDYLDVTGEVAVFERLRQRDREARDAGVTMVPGVGFEVVPSDCLAAMLAECLPTADSLTLGVEASGPPSSGTARTVLDLLADGGIVRHNGRLIKVPAGFRTRKLDFGNGPTDAVSVPWGDVVTAPYSAGVDSVEVYASAPSWAGHALAALESVSCVLTCGPVERVLERSLETVIDGPDEQTLATDRAVIWGELTDEDGQRATARLETPNPYALTAQSAVSAAERVLGCESDGGDERAIQPGFQTPATAFGSEFVLEFEGVDYELLAVPASTASSDGDDTTGADDLADDEAVGNETRRLLESDD
- a CDS encoding SPFH domain-containing protein, whose product is MVVDIIPLQAAEGALLFIGALVLVVVLAALLSAIEIVDAYEKRALTVFGEYRKLLQPGINFVPPFVSNTYRFDMRTQTLDVPRQEAITRDNSPVTADAVVYIKVMDAKKAFLEVDNYKKAVSNLAQTTLRAVLGDMELDDTLNKRQEINARIRQELDEPTDEWGIRVESVEVREVNPSKDVQRAMEQQTSAERKRRAMILEAQGERRSAVEKAEGDKQSEIIRAQGEKQSQILEAQGDSISTVLRAKSAESMGERAIIDQGMETLAEIGQSDSTTFVMPQELTSMVGRYGKHLSGSDVKDDGDSLESRDFDEETRELIGLDDIAEIIGEIDEEAEMDLEAMEQEAQAIKEGKDAGTITDPDEVIEEMDQDFQGQTDGGTDVDAEPNSSN
- a CDS encoding MATE family efflux transporter; this translates as MLSGGRDRLYAVWRRVFDLSWPVMVEQFLRTLMRTTDIAVTGLFSPAAVAAVGLADLYARLPLRIGLGLGSGVIALSSQDTGSGATANRDEAITQALVLGAVAGVPFVFFGFLLGEWAIALLGAESEVARQGGIYLAIIFATTPARHVALVAARSIQGAGDTRTPMYINGVSNALNIVGTLTLGLGLGMAPELNIIGVGIATAFGNVFSALALLAAIASPWTPAGFIRPRQWTVTKQLLTISAPRIVEGLGSTVIAFPFNAILLLFGTEVNAAYQIGQRVYQQITAPLSRGYRTGTSIIVGQTLGEGDPAGARYNGWAAALLGLVTVGSLGVVLFIGAEWFVGFFTDDPETRFYAANFAAAYALAAPLTVLYTVLAGALTSGSDTKTPFIARITGMLFGMLGISYVFGVVLEFGVPAIYASIIIYYLWATIYVAVGFYRGAWVDRTQAMMDERGSTPGEASGTDDSAK